One window of Thermococcus sp. JdF3 genomic DNA carries:
- a CDS encoding phosphoglycolate phosphatase, whose product MRVRAISLDIDGTITYPDRRLSENALRAIRLAESLGVPVMLVTGNSVPFAEAMAIMIGTSGPVVAEDGGALSIKDGRLRKRVYLTKMDEEWILWSEIKRRYPEAVMSFSMPERKAGLVIMRTIPVEAVREIIGELGLNLIAVDSGFAIHVKKPWINKGTGIEKACEILGISPREVAHVGDGENDLDAFRAVGYRVAVGQAPESLKKAADYVTKRTYGEGGAEGIVHILKEFGYMGEGDDDPFGDP is encoded by the coding sequence GTGAGGGTGAGGGCAATATCGCTTGACATAGACGGCACCATAACCTATCCCGACAGGCGGCTCAGTGAGAACGCTTTGAGGGCAATACGGCTCGCCGAGAGTCTGGGTGTCCCGGTCATGCTCGTCACCGGCAACTCGGTACCGTTCGCGGAGGCCATGGCCATAATGATAGGCACCAGCGGACCGGTTGTCGCGGAGGACGGGGGCGCGCTGTCCATAAAGGACGGACGGCTGAGGAAGAGAGTTTACCTGACGAAAATGGACGAGGAGTGGATTCTCTGGAGCGAGATAAAGAGGCGCTACCCTGAGGCCGTCATGAGCTTCTCGATGCCGGAGAGAAAGGCCGGGCTTGTGATTATGAGAACGATTCCAGTCGAGGCGGTCAGGGAGATTATAGGGGAGCTCGGGCTGAACCTCATCGCGGTGGATTCCGGCTTCGCGATACACGTTAAGAAGCCCTGGATCAACAAGGGTACGGGGATTGAAAAGGCCTGTGAGATACTCGGGATAAGTCCCAGGGAAGTTGCCCACGTCGGGGATGGAGAAAACGACCTGGACGCCTTCCGCGCCGTCGGCTACCGCGTTGCCGTCGGCCAGGCTCCAGAGAGCCTGAAAAAAGCTGCGGACTACGTGACGAAAAGGACCTACGGTGAGGGGGGTGCGGAGGGCATAGTTCACATCCTTAAAGAATTCGGCTACATGGGTGAGGGCGATGATGATCCGTTTGGCGACCCTTGA
- a CDS encoding DUF357 domain-containing protein, which translates to MGREITEEKLQKYFRITEEALKTLEIAVHEKSLLRGVAEDFLTMARSYFNDARYYYERGDYVTAFAALNYAHGFIDAGVRLGVFRGEDDRLFAFG; encoded by the coding sequence GTGGGGCGGGAGATAACCGAGGAAAAGCTCCAGAAGTACTTTAGAATCACCGAAGAGGCTTTAAAGACCCTTGAAATAGCCGTCCACGAGAAGAGCCTTCTTAGGGGCGTTGCGGAGGATTTTCTGACGATGGCGAGGAGCTATTTCAACGACGCCAGGTACTACTACGAGAGGGGCGACTACGTGACGGCTTTCGCGGCACTCAACTACGCGCATGGTTTTATCGACGCCGGCGTGAGGCTTGGCGTTTTCAGGGGAGAGGATGACAGACTTTTTGCCTTCGGCTGA
- a CDS encoding AAA family ATPase: MRLKKLIVKNFKSLRDCEIELDKFNVLIGANASGKTNLVEVFKLLRKIYVERDTNPFLDWWGYNNVVWAGKEELPITVGMLFDVDGYDVYFETTFTGTGGSFRLIHEILDISEYVTLEKEGSQFVIRYSNNFYRAIKESPGLLADIKHELVVNAPPKKSILTLLSPEEPARAFFSEFLGKLFGVVPLLETESGDKKDLFVVFPRIEEDLVVFVFMREFFEMFNSPYLRQINIEDVKTPKFPKKETILNADASNLIPLLYNIWLREGRLPEGIAGPLSIAFPNTRVFFQLTEDGRVMMKVFENDLELAPPGISDGFYKVLAILTAAYLNPPLLIIDEIENSLHPETLELIIDTLRESESQVIITTHSPIVVDIVEPSDLVLVDKENGETVFRRIKDPERIKKFLNEKGLTLSEGWLYGSLFENKEQ, translated from the coding sequence GTGAGACTGAAAAAGCTCATTGTTAAGAACTTCAAGAGTCTGAGAGACTGCGAGATTGAACTGGATAAGTTCAACGTCCTTATTGGTGCCAACGCTTCTGGTAAGACCAACCTAGTGGAGGTATTCAAGCTCCTCCGGAAAATCTACGTTGAGAGAGACACCAACCCATTCCTTGACTGGTGGGGCTACAATAATGTCGTTTGGGCCGGAAAAGAGGAGTTACCAATAACCGTGGGGATGCTTTTTGACGTTGATGGCTATGATGTTTATTTTGAAACGACTTTCACAGGGACCGGGGGGAGCTTTAGGCTTATTCATGAAATCTTGGACATTAGCGAGTATGTAACTTTAGAAAAAGAAGGTTCACAATTCGTCATACGATATTCCAATAACTTCTACAGGGCTATCAAAGAAAGTCCCGGACTGTTGGCCGATATAAAACATGAACTTGTTGTAAATGCTCCCCCAAAAAAGTCCATTCTCACCTTACTATCTCCTGAAGAGCCAGCTAGGGCCTTTTTCTCTGAATTTCTTGGAAAATTATTTGGAGTAGTTCCATTGCTTGAAACTGAATCTGGGGACAAAAAAGACCTCTTTGTGGTTTTTCCGAGGATAGAAGAGGACCTTGTTGTCTTTGTGTTTATGCGTGAATTTTTCGAGATGTTTAATTCTCCTTATCTAAGACAGATAAACATTGAAGATGTTAAGACTCCCAAGTTCCCCAAAAAGGAGACAATCCTAAACGCGGACGCTTCAAACCTCATTCCGCTCCTTTATAACATCTGGCTCCGCGAAGGCAGATTGCCAGAGGGAATAGCTGGGCCTCTCTCCATAGCCTTCCCCAACACAAGGGTCTTCTTCCAGCTCACTGAGGATGGAAGGGTCATGATGAAAGTCTTTGAGAACGATCTTGAACTTGCTCCTCCAGGCATCTCTGACGGTTTCTATAAGGTTCTCGCAATACTTACTGCGGCCTATCTCAATCCTCCGCTCCTCATAATCGATGAGATAGAGAACTCTCTCCATCCAGAGACGCTTGAGCTGATAATAGACACGCTCAGGGAAAGCGAAAGTCAAGTCATTATTACAACGCACTCCCCGATCGTAGTTGATATTGTCGAGCCTTCTGACCTTGTGCTCGTTGATAAAGAGAACGGTGAGACGGTCTTCAGGAGAATAAAAGATCCGGAGCGAATAAAGAAGTTCCTCAACGAGAAGGGCCTCACATTGAGCGAGGGCTGGCTTTATGGTTCACTCTTTGAGAACAAAGAGCAGTGA
- a CDS encoding NOG1 family protein gives MKNPFEKMPTVLTADEIIDKAFRRAEKAASALTPKGGPRAKARQREELRIRTISNVIRDNLKKLLDRTPGVSELPPFYRELVDTLVDRDQFHRSLAHVNWAIKTIRNLEQRYAEKIRYSRDPDEMSRLRRQFYGRVADVIRDIADDLEYLNQARNVLKDLPVVDLNLPTVVIAGHPNVGKSTLLRVLTNARPEVASYPFTTRGINVGQFEEHYLKYQVIDTPGLLDRPLSERNEVERQAILALKHLGKAIVYIFDPSEYCGYPIEEQTHLFEEIYSEFGEFPFIVVLNKVDIANEEKIRKVEEFVRAKGLEPLRISALNGEGLEELKKRVIELVKPMVEEQARRIMEKELRKYREELEL, from the coding sequence ATGAAGAACCCCTTTGAAAAGATGCCGACGGTGCTTACCGCTGACGAGATTATCGATAAGGCCTTCAGGAGAGCGGAGAAGGCGGCCTCGGCCCTCACTCCCAAGGGCGGCCCCAGGGCCAAGGCCAGGCAGAGAGAAGAGCTGAGAATCAGGACGATCTCCAACGTCATCCGCGACAACCTGAAGAAACTGCTGGACAGGACGCCTGGAGTCTCGGAACTTCCTCCGTTCTACCGGGAGCTGGTTGATACGCTCGTTGACCGCGACCAGTTCCACCGCTCCCTGGCCCACGTCAACTGGGCAATAAAGACGATACGGAACCTTGAGCAGCGCTACGCCGAGAAGATACGATACTCGCGCGACCCGGATGAGATGTCAAGGCTCCGCAGGCAGTTCTACGGCCGCGTCGCCGACGTCATCAGGGACATCGCCGACGACCTTGAGTACCTCAACCAGGCCAGAAACGTCCTCAAAGACCTCCCGGTCGTTGATCTCAACCTTCCGACGGTCGTGATAGCAGGTCATCCCAACGTCGGCAAGAGCACGCTCCTCAGGGTGCTGACGAACGCCAGACCGGAGGTGGCCAGCTACCCATTCACGACGAGGGGCATAAACGTCGGTCAGTTCGAGGAGCACTACCTTAAATACCAGGTCATAGACACGCCCGGGCTGCTCGACAGGCCTCTGAGCGAGAGAAACGAGGTGGAGAGGCAGGCCATCCTGGCACTCAAACACCTCGGAAAGGCCATCGTCTACATCTTCGACCCCAGCGAGTACTGCGGTTATCCTATTGAAGAGCAGACCCACCTGTTCGAGGAGATTTACAGCGAGTTCGGTGAGTTCCCCTTCATCGTCGTCCTCAACAAGGTGGACATAGCGAACGAGGAGAAGATAAGGAAGGTAGAGGAGTTCGTCAGGGCCAAGGGCCTCGAACCCCTCAGAATCTCGGCGCTCAACGGTGAAGGCCTGGAAGAACTCAAAAAGCGCGTCATAGAGCTCGTCAAGCCGATGGTCGAGGAGCAGGCGAGGAGGATAATGGAAAAGGAGCTGAGGAAGTACAGGGAAGAGCTGGAGCTCTGA
- a CDS encoding GNAT family N-acetyltransferase, with amino-acid sequence MMIRLATLDDVAGIVKLHTAGEELAGNLYRRYSMGGPWMSAETLAIHINNLLLDNQLVAVAELNGEIVGEIEVLLSEEPIKGKLMPIAHIDVIEVHPGYRGRGIGRALIEFVEEIAGERGARLLTVQPDDAARGFYGGLGFSVALFSGTIVRVPTGGAGRTEITEFGWEDVKNLELVAGRFQSSYSMFFSAFKDNIAGIHHTVESGRSGASYYALRNLPGRGGLALLLWGRLEDVKPVLERAKVLGCERVLTVLPNGVESFGVQKVREVEIIGKSLT; translated from the coding sequence ATGATGATCCGTTTGGCGACCCTTGACGACGTTGCCGGAATAGTGAAGCTCCATACCGCCGGAGAAGAACTGGCGGGCAATCTCTACCGGCGCTACTCTATGGGAGGGCCCTGGATGAGTGCCGAGACGCTCGCGATTCACATCAACAACCTCCTGCTGGACAACCAGCTGGTTGCCGTAGCGGAGTTGAACGGAGAAATCGTAGGCGAGATAGAGGTTCTCCTCTCTGAAGAGCCGATTAAAGGGAAGCTTATGCCAATCGCCCACATTGACGTCATCGAGGTTCATCCGGGTTACAGGGGCAGGGGTATTGGAAGGGCGCTCATCGAGTTCGTCGAGGAGATTGCCGGGGAAAGAGGGGCCCGGCTTCTCACAGTTCAGCCGGATGACGCTGCCAGGGGCTTCTACGGGGGGCTCGGCTTCAGCGTTGCGCTGTTCTCAGGAACGATCGTGCGGGTCCCCACGGGAGGGGCCGGGAGAACGGAAATCACGGAATTCGGTTGGGAAGACGTTAAAAACCTCGAACTGGTTGCAGGTCGCTTTCAGAGCTCGTACAGCATGTTCTTTTCAGCGTTCAAAGACAATATCGCCGGAATTCACCACACGGTCGAGAGCGGACGGAGCGGGGCCTCGTACTACGCTCTCCGAAACCTCCCGGGCAGAGGCGGCCTGGCACTGCTCCTGTGGGGTAGACTTGAGGATGTGAAGCCTGTCCTGGAGAGGGCCAAGGTTCTTGGCTGCGAGAGGGTTTTAACGGTTCTTCCCAACGGGGTCGAGAGCTTTGGGGTCCAAAAAGTTAGGGAGGTAGAGATAATCGGAAAATCCCTCACCTGA
- a CDS encoding 30S ribosomal protein S8e — protein MAIWQGRSLKKPSGGRIVLARKKRKRELGREPAFTKVGEDREKKKIIRTYGGNRKVRLIEALYANVFDGGKGKKVKILNVVENPANRQYVRRNIITRGAIVETEAGRAIVTSRPGQDGVVNAVLIKGESA, from the coding sequence ATGGCTATCTGGCAGGGAAGATCACTCAAGAAGCCCTCGGGCGGAAGGATTGTCCTCGCTAGGAAGAAGAGAAAGAGGGAGCTCGGAAGGGAGCCCGCTTTCACCAAGGTCGGCGAGGACAGGGAAAAGAAGAAGATAATCAGGACCTACGGCGGAAACAGGAAGGTCAGGCTCATCGAGGCCCTCTACGCCAACGTCTTCGACGGCGGAAAGGGCAAGAAGGTCAAGATCCTCAACGTCGTCGAGAACCCGGCCAACAGGCAGTACGTCAGGAGGAACATAATCACCAGGGGCGCCATCGTCGAGACCGAGGCCGGCAGGGCCATAGTTACCAGCAGGCCCGGCCAGGACGGCGTCGTCAACGCCGTTCTCATCAAGGGAGAGAGCGCCTGA
- a CDS encoding DUF555 domain-containing protein: protein MGDYVVVLEAPIIVRDVETSEDAINVAVSKVAKALNKEKLDFVRVEIGYSQCPVCGAHFESAFVIGSVGLVGMYLTIKVYNAQTIEHAERIAKAVIGKALKKVPLKVYEIRELTEEDEGDGVELGE from the coding sequence ATGGGAGACTACGTCGTCGTTTTGGAGGCACCCATAATCGTGAGGGACGTCGAGACCAGTGAGGACGCGATAAACGTTGCGGTTTCCAAGGTCGCCAAGGCGCTCAACAAGGAGAAGCTCGATTTTGTGAGGGTTGAAATAGGCTACTCCCAGTGCCCCGTCTGCGGGGCCCACTTTGAGAGCGCCTTCGTCATTGGCTCGGTTGGTCTCGTGGGGATGTACCTCACGATTAAGGTGTACAACGCCCAGACCATCGAGCACGCCGAGAGGATAGCCAAGGCCGTCATCGGCAAGGCCCTCAAGAAGGTTCCCCTCAAGGTCTATGAGATACGGGAGCTGACCGAGGAGGATGAGGGGGACGGCGTGGAGCTTGGGGAGTGA
- a CDS encoding M20 family metallopeptidase → MGFDPVSEAKRIEKEIIAWRRDFHMHPELKYEEERTSRIVEEHLREWGYRIKRVGTGIIADIGEGEKTIALRADMDALPVEEENDVPYKSRVPGKMHACGHDAHTAMLLGTAKIIPKHIDEFNGRVRLIFQPAEEGGNGAVKMIEGGALDGVDAVFGLHVWHDLPSGVIGIKEGPFMAGAGIFKARIIGKGGHGASPHQTVDPIPIAAEAILALQTIASRNISPIETGVVSVTAVQGGTAFNVIPEEVEMKGTIRFFKHEIGELIQRRMGEILEGVTKAHGASYELSIEELVPPTVNDGSMTEFARKVAEKYGLKHGDVEPTMGAEDFAFYLQKVPGTFLTLGIYNEEKGIIYPHHHPRFDVDEDVLHLGTAMEVALVREFLR, encoded by the coding sequence ATGGGCTTCGACCCGGTTTCAGAGGCAAAGAGGATTGAGAAAGAGATAATAGCCTGGAGAAGGGACTTCCACATGCACCCAGAGCTTAAGTACGAGGAGGAGAGAACTTCAAGGATTGTGGAGGAGCACCTCCGCGAATGGGGGTACAGAATAAAGCGCGTCGGAACCGGGATAATAGCAGACATCGGAGAGGGGGAGAAGACGATAGCCCTCAGAGCGGACATGGACGCCCTGCCCGTTGAGGAGGAGAACGATGTCCCCTACAAGTCCCGCGTTCCCGGAAAAATGCACGCCTGCGGACACGACGCACACACTGCCATGCTCCTCGGAACTGCAAAGATAATCCCGAAGCACATCGATGAGTTCAACGGCAGGGTGAGGCTGATATTCCAGCCGGCAGAGGAGGGCGGCAACGGAGCGGTGAAGATGATCGAAGGTGGAGCCCTGGATGGCGTGGATGCTGTGTTCGGCCTCCACGTCTGGCACGACCTCCCCAGTGGGGTCATCGGCATAAAGGAAGGTCCGTTCATGGCCGGTGCGGGCATATTCAAGGCACGGATAATCGGGAAGGGCGGCCACGGGGCATCGCCGCACCAGACCGTTGACCCCATCCCGATAGCGGCGGAGGCAATACTCGCACTCCAGACCATAGCCAGCAGAAACATCTCCCCGATTGAGACTGGAGTTGTAAGTGTCACTGCCGTACAGGGGGGAACGGCCTTCAACGTGATTCCAGAGGAGGTCGAGATGAAGGGTACGATAAGGTTCTTCAAGCACGAGATAGGCGAGCTTATTCAGAGACGCATGGGGGAGATACTCGAAGGCGTCACAAAGGCACACGGGGCTTCCTATGAGCTGTCAATCGAGGAGCTCGTTCCACCGACGGTTAACGATGGGAGCATGACAGAATTCGCCAGGAAGGTGGCCGAAAAGTACGGCCTGAAGCACGGAGACGTCGAGCCAACCATGGGTGCCGAGGACTTCGCCTTCTACCTCCAGAAAGTCCCTGGAACATTCCTGACGCTTGGAATCTACAATGAGGAAAAGGGGATAATCTATCCACACCACCACCCGAGGTTCGACGTTGACGAGGACGTGCTCCACCTCGGAACGGCGATGGAGGTCGCACTGGTGCGAGAGTTTCTCAGGTGA
- a CDS encoding DUF4013 domain-containing protein — MGAIDAFVRTFSLMMEAKRLYIPALIFALLLAPVAAYLLPSEPSFEITPNQTTSGDVMIEQYGGDVEEEFLDYLTQLGKALAALTAVSIILGSVVQYAITKGVLLHETGKDYSLGELLIDGLKHLPGVVIIELIFTVVAIALAAVALIPAALGTLFLPWGAVLVLIGILLLLAILAITTSLTAIAIPLYADKGRISAAFEAFGMIFGNAPSSLAFGVLLWVGVIAMTMIAGSLGFVVEVILPAGIASYASQFLQAPFNALLMEFLYVGGVAFYREIQKMEELKKVDEELMELGIEI; from the coding sequence ATGGGCGCGATAGATGCATTTGTAAGAACCTTCTCGCTCATGATGGAAGCTAAGAGGCTCTACATCCCTGCGTTGATCTTCGCACTCCTTCTCGCACCTGTAGCGGCTTACCTGCTCCCCAGTGAACCGTCCTTTGAGATAACACCGAACCAGACCACCAGCGGGGATGTGATGATAGAGCAGTACGGTGGGGACGTGGAGGAAGAGTTCCTGGACTACCTCACCCAGCTAGGCAAAGCCCTGGCGGCACTCACCGCGGTCAGCATTATCCTCGGCTCGGTAGTGCAGTACGCGATCACAAAGGGGGTTCTCCTCCACGAGACCGGGAAGGATTATTCCCTGGGCGAACTCCTAATCGACGGCCTCAAGCACCTGCCTGGCGTCGTTATCATAGAGCTCATATTCACCGTGGTGGCCATCGCACTCGCCGCGGTCGCACTGATACCCGCGGCTCTGGGGACGCTTTTCCTCCCGTGGGGTGCAGTGCTGGTACTGATAGGGATTCTGCTCCTCCTGGCGATTCTGGCCATCACAACCAGCCTTACGGCCATAGCAATACCCCTCTACGCGGATAAGGGAAGGATAAGCGCGGCCTTTGAGGCATTTGGAATGATCTTCGGAAACGCCCCCTCCAGCCTCGCGTTCGGCGTGCTCCTCTGGGTGGGCGTGATAGCGATGACAATGATCGCGGGATCACTGGGCTTCGTCGTGGAGGTGATCCTCCCGGCGGGGATTGCCAGCTACGCATCCCAGTTCCTCCAGGCTCCCTTCAACGCCCTCCTCATGGAGTTCCTGTACGTTGGAGGCGTCGCGTTTTACAGGGAAATCCAGAAGATGGAAGAACTGAAAAAAGTTGACGAAGAGCTCATGGAGCTTGGAATTGAGATCTAA
- the pyrG gene encoding glutamine hydrolyzing CTP synthase, which produces MAKFIFVTGGVVSGLGKGITSASLGMLMKARGLRTTNIKIDPYLNYDAGTMNPYQHGEVFVLDDGGEVDLDLGNYERFLDTSLSFDHNITTGKVYSAVIEKERKGEYLGATVQVIPHITNEIKGRIRRLARDYDVVVVEIGGTVGDIESMPFLEAARQMQIEEGRENVAFVHVTYVPKLRVVGEQKTKPTQHSVKELRSLGIQPDAIVARSEDPLEESARMKISLFTNVPDEAVISAYDVEDTYEVPLMLEKEGLARYITKRLGLPEREPDLDAWRAMVETYKSLTDTVEIAVVGKYVKLSDSYLSIKEALKHSSVANGVKVRIRWIEAEELEKHGVKLLDGVDGIIVPGGFGARGTEGKMMAARYARENDIPFLGICFGFQLTVVEFARNVLGLKGAHSTEIDPQTPHPVVDLMPEQRDLDRLGGTMRLGAYPVHIKPNTMARALYGKEIVYERHRHRWEVNPEYIDEFEKAGMVFSGVAGDDGRRMEILELPDRRYFIATQFHPEFKSRPMNPAPVFRGLVKAAKERKYGG; this is translated from the coding sequence ATGGCAAAGTTCATATTCGTCACGGGTGGTGTTGTTAGCGGTCTTGGGAAGGGTATAACCAGCGCCTCACTGGGAATGCTGATGAAGGCCAGGGGCCTCAGGACGACGAACATCAAAATCGACCCCTACCTCAACTACGACGCGGGAACGATGAATCCCTACCAGCACGGTGAGGTTTTCGTCCTCGACGACGGCGGCGAGGTTGACCTCGACCTCGGCAACTACGAGCGCTTCCTCGACACGAGCCTCAGCTTTGACCACAACATAACCACAGGCAAGGTTTACTCCGCCGTCATTGAGAAGGAGCGGAAAGGAGAATACCTCGGTGCGACGGTTCAGGTCATACCCCATATCACCAACGAGATAAAGGGCCGCATCAGGCGGCTCGCCAGGGACTACGACGTTGTCGTGGTGGAGATAGGTGGGACCGTCGGCGACATCGAGAGCATGCCCTTCCTCGAGGCGGCGAGGCAGATGCAGATCGAGGAGGGCAGGGAGAACGTTGCCTTCGTCCACGTCACCTACGTGCCGAAGCTCCGCGTTGTCGGCGAGCAGAAGACGAAGCCGACCCAGCACAGCGTCAAGGAGCTTAGGAGCCTCGGAATCCAGCCCGATGCGATAGTGGCCCGCTCGGAGGACCCGCTCGAAGAAAGCGCGAGAATGAAGATAAGCCTCTTCACCAACGTCCCCGACGAGGCTGTGATCAGCGCCTACGATGTTGAGGACACCTACGAGGTACCGCTGATGCTCGAAAAGGAGGGGCTGGCCAGGTACATCACCAAGCGGCTCGGTCTGCCCGAGAGGGAGCCAGACCTCGATGCCTGGAGGGCTATGGTTGAGACATACAAGTCCCTTACCGACACGGTTGAGATAGCCGTCGTCGGCAAGTACGTCAAGCTCTCGGACTCCTACCTGAGCATCAAGGAGGCCCTGAAGCACTCCAGCGTTGCCAACGGCGTCAAGGTCAGGATACGCTGGATAGAAGCCGAGGAGCTTGAAAAGCACGGAGTCAAGCTTCTGGATGGGGTCGATGGGATAATCGTCCCGGGCGGCTTCGGTGCCCGTGGAACCGAGGGCAAAATGATGGCGGCGCGCTACGCGAGGGAGAACGACATTCCGTTCCTCGGGATTTGCTTTGGCTTCCAGCTCACCGTCGTTGAGTTCGCCAGGAACGTCCTCGGCCTGAAAGGCGCCCACTCAACCGAGATAGACCCGCAGACACCTCATCCCGTTGTTGACCTCATGCCGGAGCAGAGGGACCTCGACAGGCTCGGAGGTACGATGAGGCTCGGAGCTTACCCCGTCCACATAAAACCCAACACCATGGCCAGGGCCCTTTACGGGAAGGAGATAGTTTACGAGCGCCACAGGCACCGCTGGGAGGTCAATCCGGAATACATAGATGAGTTTGAGAAGGCGGGAATGGTATTCAGCGGAGTGGCAGGGGACGACGGCAGGAGGATGGAGATACTCGAGCTCCCGGACAGAAGGTACTTCATAGCCACACAGTTCCACCCCGAGTTCAAGTCACGGCCGATGAACCCTGCACCCGTGTTCCGCGGGCTCGTTAAGGCCGCAAAAGAGAGGAAATACGGGGGTTAG
- the truD gene encoding tRNA pseudouridine(13) synthase TruD, which produces MDHREFFSQFRYLSKKPGIGGRIKVQPEDFVVIEDPLPSIFEGRKHAIFLLRKHNWDTMSAVKEIAKRAGISYRDVSFAGTKDRHAVTYQYISVPAGEREAVENVRIRDIELRFVSYGRFIKLGHLLGNRFRIIVRDVDEKAFERSREIIRELRGMGGFPNYFGYQRFGERRVTNHLVGGLLLRGDFAGAARLFLGAHGGGMEGDEARRHFWETGDVERALEEFPNFLRYERTLLYRYKETGSWRRAFLSLPLPIMRIFIHAYQSYLFNLYISRRIERGIPLNEALVGDIVVQVKGGIPYRDRTYRVTETNLDFVNEKIRRGEAMVSGPLFGFAMRRASGLPGRLEEEILEDEGITLETFRRLPKPMAEPGGRRELLIRPLGLTYGHIPGTGMCFRFFLPKGVYATSVLREIMKDH; this is translated from the coding sequence ATGGATCATCGCGAGTTTTTTTCCCAGTTCAGGTATCTGAGCAAAAAACCCGGCATTGGGGGCAGGATAAAGGTTCAACCGGAGGATTTCGTGGTCATCGAGGACCCCCTCCCGTCAATCTTTGAGGGGAGGAAGCATGCCATCTTTCTCCTCAGGAAGCACAACTGGGACACGATGAGCGCGGTGAAGGAGATAGCGAAGCGCGCCGGGATTAGCTACAGGGATGTGAGCTTTGCGGGAACGAAGGACAGGCACGCGGTGACGTATCAGTACATAAGCGTGCCGGCCGGAGAGAGGGAGGCCGTTGAGAACGTTCGGATACGGGACATAGAGCTCCGCTTCGTTTCCTACGGCAGGTTTATCAAACTTGGTCACCTCCTTGGGAACCGGTTCCGGATAATAGTTAGAGACGTCGATGAAAAGGCGTTTGAGCGGAGCCGGGAGATAATCCGCGAGCTCCGTGGTATGGGAGGTTTCCCGAACTACTTTGGCTACCAGCGCTTTGGTGAGAGGAGGGTTACCAACCATCTCGTGGGGGGGCTTCTCCTCCGTGGAGACTTCGCGGGTGCCGCGAGGCTTTTCCTGGGTGCCCACGGGGGAGGCATGGAGGGCGACGAAGCCAGGAGACATTTCTGGGAGACGGGCGACGTTGAGAGGGCCCTTGAAGAGTTTCCAAACTTCCTGAGGTACGAACGAACGCTTCTGTACCGCTACAAGGAAACGGGGAGCTGGAGAAGGGCTTTCCTCTCGCTGCCCCTTCCGATAATGCGCATCTTCATCCACGCCTATCAGAGTTACCTCTTCAACCTCTACATTTCCCGGAGGATCGAGAGGGGCATTCCTCTGAACGAGGCCCTCGTCGGCGATATCGTCGTTCAGGTTAAGGGCGGCATCCCCTACCGCGATAGAACGTATCGCGTCACCGAGACAAACCTCGATTTTGTGAACGAAAAGATACGGCGCGGCGAGGCCATGGTCTCCGGCCCGCTCTTCGGCTTTGCGATGAGGAGGGCCAGTGGGCTCCCAGGCAGGCTCGAGGAGGAGATTCTTGAGGACGAGGGCATAACGCTTGAGACCTTCAGAAGGCTCCCGAAGCCGATGGCCGAACCGGGCGGCAGGAGGGAGCTTCTGATACGGCCTCTGGGCCTCACCTACGGTCACATCCCCGGAACAGGCATGTGCTTCCGCTTCTTCCTGCCGAAGGGGGTTTACGCAACCAGCGTTCTCAGGGAGATAATGAAGGACCACTGA